One window from the genome of Nicotiana sylvestris chromosome 9, ASM39365v2, whole genome shotgun sequence encodes:
- the LOC104236726 gene encoding uncharacterized GPI-anchored protein At1g61900-like isoform X3, with translation MMAVTSIDCVAPFAQYLANVMCCPQLETTLVILIGQSSKKTNMLALNGTLAKHCLSDFQQLLVSQGANDTLQHICSLHPANLTEGSCPVKDVREFETTVDSSSLLAACGKIDLVNECCEQTCQNAISEAAKKLALKAYDLLSMDGSHVLADHTTRVNDCKRIVHRWLASKLDPAGAKDVLRGLSNCKNNKVCPLAFPGMKNITKACGDGMNNQTTCCNTVERYVSHLQRQSFVTNLQALDCAASLGLKLQKANVSKNVYNLCHISLKDFSVQVAPEVSGCLLPSLPSDAILDQSTGISFVCDLNDNIPAPWPSMSQLPASSCNKSVRIPALPAVASGQISKGLNMWSHMLLMASMILGICCISNAAILAY, from the exons ATGATGGCCGTGACATCAATAGATTGTGTAGCACCATTTGCACAGTATCTGGCTAATGTCATGTGTTGCCCTCAACTGGAAACAACTCTTGTTATTCTTATTGGGCAGTCTAGTAAAAAAACAAATATGCTTGCATTAAATGGGACCCTTGCAAAGCATTGCCTTTCAGATTTTCAGCAACTTTTGGTGAGCCAGGGTGCCAATGATACTTTGCAGCATATATGCTCTCTCCATCCGGCAAATCTTACCGAAGGTTCTTGCCCAGTCAAAGATGTTCGTGAGTTTGAGACGACTGTGGACTCGTCTAGCCTACTTGCTGCCTGTGGCAAGATCGATCTTGTGAATGAATGCTGTGAGCAAACTTGCCAAAATGCTATATCAGAAGCTGCTAAAAAACTTGCACTTAAAGCATATGATCTTTTAAGCATGGATGGATCTCATGTGCTGGCTGATCACACGACCAGAGTTAACGACTGTAAAAGGATTGTACACCGATGGTTGGCAAGTAAACTTGACCCTGCTGGAGCAAAAGATGTTCTTAGAGGACTTTCTAATTGCAAAAACAATAAAG TGTGCCCTCTGGCTTTTCCTGGCATGAAAAATATTACAAAGGCTTGTGGGGATGGGATGAATAACCAAACAACATGCTGTAATACTGTTGAGAGGTATGTCTCTCACTTACAAAGGCAGAGCTTTGTCACCAACTTGCAAGCTTTGGATTGTGCTGCCTCACTTGGACTTAAGCTACAGAAAGCCAATGTTAGCAAAAATGTCTACAATCTTTGTCACATTAGCCTCAAGGATTTTTCCGTACAAG TTGCACCAGAAG TTTCGGGGTGTCTTTTGCCTAGTTTACCGTCGGATGCAATACTGGACCAAAGTACGGGGATCAGCTTTGTTTGCGATTTAAATGACAACATTCCGGCTCCTTGGCCATCTATGTCTCAGTTACCAGCTTCATCATGCAATAAGT CTGTGAGAATTCCTGCACTTCCTGCTGTAGCATCGGGGCAAATCA GTAAAGGATTGAATATGTGGTCACATATGCTACTGATGGCGTCGATGATATTGGGAATCTGCTGTATATCTAATGCTGCCATTCTTGCTTACTAG
- the LOC104236726 gene encoding uncharacterized GPI-anchored protein At1g61900-like isoform X2, with protein sequence MRGGVSGSFKLELLVVFILLLCFQDSSCSAGSLIKDIKEDELLPEISPNAAPQPLLPLFAPSPLAPFTNSTLPKLSGLCTLNFDAVKSMMAVTSIDCVAPFAQYLANVMCCPQLETTLVILIGQSSKKTNMLALNGTLAKHCLSDFQQLLVSQGANDTLQHICSLHPANLTEGSCPVKDVREFETTVDSSSLLAACGKIDLVNECCEQTCQNAISEAAKKLALKAYDLLSMDGSHVLADHTTRVNDCKRIVHRWLASKLDPAGAKDVLRGLSNCKNNKVCPLAFPGMKNITKACGDGMNNQTTCCNTVERYVSHLQRQSFVTNLQALDCAASLGLKLQKANVSKNVYNLCHISLKDFSVQVSGCLLPSLPSDAILDQSTGISFVCDLNDNIPAPWPSMSQLPASSCNKSVRIPALPAVASGQISKGLNMWSHMLLMASMILGICCISNAAILAY encoded by the exons ATGAGAGGAGGGGTCAGTGGAAGTTTCAAACTTGAGCTTCTGGTTGTATTTATACTGCTGCTTT GCTTCCAAGACTCCAGTTGCAGCGCGGGCTCTCTAATCAAGGACATAAAGGAGGATGAACTTTTGCCAGAGATCTCCCCCAATGCTGCTCCACAGCCCCTTCTTCCCCTTTTTGCACCTTCTCCATTGGCACCTTTCACAAACAGCACTTTACCCAAATTATCCG GACTCTGTACACTGAACTTTGATGCTGTGAAAAGTATGATGGCCGTGACATCAATAGATTGTGTAGCACCATTTGCACAGTATCTGGCTAATGTCATGTGTTGCCCTCAACTGGAAACAACTCTTGTTATTCTTATTGGGCAGTCTAGTAAAAAAACAAATATGCTTGCATTAAATGGGACCCTTGCAAAGCATTGCCTTTCAGATTTTCAGCAACTTTTGGTGAGCCAGGGTGCCAATGATACTTTGCAGCATATATGCTCTCTCCATCCGGCAAATCTTACCGAAGGTTCTTGCCCAGTCAAAGATGTTCGTGAGTTTGAGACGACTGTGGACTCGTCTAGCCTACTTGCTGCCTGTGGCAAGATCGATCTTGTGAATGAATGCTGTGAGCAAACTTGCCAAAATGCTATATCAGAAGCTGCTAAAAAACTTGCACTTAAAGCATATGATCTTTTAAGCATGGATGGATCTCATGTGCTGGCTGATCACACGACCAGAGTTAACGACTGTAAAAGGATTGTACACCGATGGTTGGCAAGTAAACTTGACCCTGCTGGAGCAAAAGATGTTCTTAGAGGACTTTCTAATTGCAAAAACAATAAAG TGTGCCCTCTGGCTTTTCCTGGCATGAAAAATATTACAAAGGCTTGTGGGGATGGGATGAATAACCAAACAACATGCTGTAATACTGTTGAGAGGTATGTCTCTCACTTACAAAGGCAGAGCTTTGTCACCAACTTGCAAGCTTTGGATTGTGCTGCCTCACTTGGACTTAAGCTACAGAAAGCCAATGTTAGCAAAAATGTCTACAATCTTTGTCACATTAGCCTCAAGGATTTTTCCGTACAAG TTTCGGGGTGTCTTTTGCCTAGTTTACCGTCGGATGCAATACTGGACCAAAGTACGGGGATCAGCTTTGTTTGCGATTTAAATGACAACATTCCGGCTCCTTGGCCATCTATGTCTCAGTTACCAGCTTCATCATGCAATAAGT CTGTGAGAATTCCTGCACTTCCTGCTGTAGCATCGGGGCAAATCA GTAAAGGATTGAATATGTGGTCACATATGCTACTGATGGCGTCGATGATATTGGGAATCTGCTGTATATCTAATGCTGCCATTCTTGCTTACTAG
- the LOC138878663 gene encoding uncharacterized protein, with translation MLVLVFAFNKFKSYLIVSKVIVYTDHAAIRYLIEKKESKPRLIRWVLLLQEFDLEIRDRKGTENQVSYHLSRLEGAEKKVEVEDITETFPDEQLLAMTMEEAPWYADIANYLASDNMIRRCIPEKGQHSDLQACHASPYGGHFGGIRTAAKVLESSLYWLTLLKDAYAWVKSCDECQKTGNISHRHEIPMTTIQEVEIFDI, from the exons ATGTTGGTTCTTGTTTTTGCATTCAACAAATTCAAGTCATACTTGATTGTCTCGAAAGTTATTGTTTACACTGACCATGCAGCAATTAGGTACCTGATagaaaagaaggagtcaaagccaCGCTTGATTCGCTGGGTTCTTCTGTTACAAGAATTCGATCTAGAAATACGTGATCGAAAAGGGACAGAGAACCAAGTATCTTACCACCTCTCAAGGTTGGAAGgagctgaaaagaaggtagaggttgAGGATATAACAGAGACATTCCCGGATGAACAGTTACTGGCAATGACAATGGAGGAGGCACCatggtatgctgatattgctaattatttagcaagtg ATAACATGATTCGGCGGTGTATCCCCGAGAAAGGTCAACATTCTGATTTGCAGGCTTGCcatgcttcaccatatggtggacactttggaggaattCGGACAGCAGCTAAGGTTTTGGAGTCAAGCTTGTACTGGCTTACTCTGTTAAAGGATGCCTATGCTTGGGTTAAAAGCTGCGATGAATGCCAAAAAACTGGCAACATATCTCATAGACACGAAATTCCAATGAccacaattcaagaggtggagatttttgacatatag
- the LOC104236726 gene encoding uncharacterized GPI-anchored protein At1g61900-like isoform X1, with product MRGGVSGSFKLELLVVFILLLCFQDSSCSAGSLIKDIKEDELLPEISPNAAPQPLLPLFAPSPLAPFTNSTLPKLSGLCTLNFDAVKSMMAVTSIDCVAPFAQYLANVMCCPQLETTLVILIGQSSKKTNMLALNGTLAKHCLSDFQQLLVSQGANDTLQHICSLHPANLTEGSCPVKDVREFETTVDSSSLLAACGKIDLVNECCEQTCQNAISEAAKKLALKAYDLLSMDGSHVLADHTTRVNDCKRIVHRWLASKLDPAGAKDVLRGLSNCKNNKVCPLAFPGMKNITKACGDGMNNQTTCCNTVERYVSHLQRQSFVTNLQALDCAASLGLKLQKANVSKNVYNLCHISLKDFSVQVAPEVSGCLLPSLPSDAILDQSTGISFVCDLNDNIPAPWPSMSQLPASSCNKSVRIPALPAVASGQISKGLNMWSHMLLMASMILGICCISNAAILAY from the exons ATGAGAGGAGGGGTCAGTGGAAGTTTCAAACTTGAGCTTCTGGTTGTATTTATACTGCTGCTTT GCTTCCAAGACTCCAGTTGCAGCGCGGGCTCTCTAATCAAGGACATAAAGGAGGATGAACTTTTGCCAGAGATCTCCCCCAATGCTGCTCCACAGCCCCTTCTTCCCCTTTTTGCACCTTCTCCATTGGCACCTTTCACAAACAGCACTTTACCCAAATTATCCG GACTCTGTACACTGAACTTTGATGCTGTGAAAAGTATGATGGCCGTGACATCAATAGATTGTGTAGCACCATTTGCACAGTATCTGGCTAATGTCATGTGTTGCCCTCAACTGGAAACAACTCTTGTTATTCTTATTGGGCAGTCTAGTAAAAAAACAAATATGCTTGCATTAAATGGGACCCTTGCAAAGCATTGCCTTTCAGATTTTCAGCAACTTTTGGTGAGCCAGGGTGCCAATGATACTTTGCAGCATATATGCTCTCTCCATCCGGCAAATCTTACCGAAGGTTCTTGCCCAGTCAAAGATGTTCGTGAGTTTGAGACGACTGTGGACTCGTCTAGCCTACTTGCTGCCTGTGGCAAGATCGATCTTGTGAATGAATGCTGTGAGCAAACTTGCCAAAATGCTATATCAGAAGCTGCTAAAAAACTTGCACTTAAAGCATATGATCTTTTAAGCATGGATGGATCTCATGTGCTGGCTGATCACACGACCAGAGTTAACGACTGTAAAAGGATTGTACACCGATGGTTGGCAAGTAAACTTGACCCTGCTGGAGCAAAAGATGTTCTTAGAGGACTTTCTAATTGCAAAAACAATAAAG TGTGCCCTCTGGCTTTTCCTGGCATGAAAAATATTACAAAGGCTTGTGGGGATGGGATGAATAACCAAACAACATGCTGTAATACTGTTGAGAGGTATGTCTCTCACTTACAAAGGCAGAGCTTTGTCACCAACTTGCAAGCTTTGGATTGTGCTGCCTCACTTGGACTTAAGCTACAGAAAGCCAATGTTAGCAAAAATGTCTACAATCTTTGTCACATTAGCCTCAAGGATTTTTCCGTACAAG TTGCACCAGAAG TTTCGGGGTGTCTTTTGCCTAGTTTACCGTCGGATGCAATACTGGACCAAAGTACGGGGATCAGCTTTGTTTGCGATTTAAATGACAACATTCCGGCTCCTTGGCCATCTATGTCTCAGTTACCAGCTTCATCATGCAATAAGT CTGTGAGAATTCCTGCACTTCCTGCTGTAGCATCGGGGCAAATCA GTAAAGGATTGAATATGTGGTCACATATGCTACTGATGGCGTCGATGATATTGGGAATCTGCTGTATATCTAATGCTGCCATTCTTGCTTACTAG
- the LOC104236726 gene encoding uncharacterized GPI-anchored protein At1g61900-like isoform X4, which translates to MMAVTSIDCVAPFAQYLANVMCCPQLETTLVILIGQSSKKTNMLALNGTLAKHCLSDFQQLLVSQGANDTLQHICSLHPANLTEGSCPVKDVREFETTVDSSSLLAACGKIDLVNECCEQTCQNAISEAAKKLALKAYDLLSMDGSHVLADHTTRVNDCKRIVHRWLASKLDPAGAKDVLRGLSNCKNNKVCPLAFPGMKNITKACGDGMNNQTTCCNTVERYVSHLQRQSFVTNLQALDCAASLGLKLQKANVSKNVYNLCHISLKDFSVQVSGCLLPSLPSDAILDQSTGISFVCDLNDNIPAPWPSMSQLPASSCNKSVRIPALPAVASGQISKGLNMWSHMLLMASMILGICCISNAAILAY; encoded by the exons ATGATGGCCGTGACATCAATAGATTGTGTAGCACCATTTGCACAGTATCTGGCTAATGTCATGTGTTGCCCTCAACTGGAAACAACTCTTGTTATTCTTATTGGGCAGTCTAGTAAAAAAACAAATATGCTTGCATTAAATGGGACCCTTGCAAAGCATTGCCTTTCAGATTTTCAGCAACTTTTGGTGAGCCAGGGTGCCAATGATACTTTGCAGCATATATGCTCTCTCCATCCGGCAAATCTTACCGAAGGTTCTTGCCCAGTCAAAGATGTTCGTGAGTTTGAGACGACTGTGGACTCGTCTAGCCTACTTGCTGCCTGTGGCAAGATCGATCTTGTGAATGAATGCTGTGAGCAAACTTGCCAAAATGCTATATCAGAAGCTGCTAAAAAACTTGCACTTAAAGCATATGATCTTTTAAGCATGGATGGATCTCATGTGCTGGCTGATCACACGACCAGAGTTAACGACTGTAAAAGGATTGTACACCGATGGTTGGCAAGTAAACTTGACCCTGCTGGAGCAAAAGATGTTCTTAGAGGACTTTCTAATTGCAAAAACAATAAAG TGTGCCCTCTGGCTTTTCCTGGCATGAAAAATATTACAAAGGCTTGTGGGGATGGGATGAATAACCAAACAACATGCTGTAATACTGTTGAGAGGTATGTCTCTCACTTACAAAGGCAGAGCTTTGTCACCAACTTGCAAGCTTTGGATTGTGCTGCCTCACTTGGACTTAAGCTACAGAAAGCCAATGTTAGCAAAAATGTCTACAATCTTTGTCACATTAGCCTCAAGGATTTTTCCGTACAAG TTTCGGGGTGTCTTTTGCCTAGTTTACCGTCGGATGCAATACTGGACCAAAGTACGGGGATCAGCTTTGTTTGCGATTTAAATGACAACATTCCGGCTCCTTGGCCATCTATGTCTCAGTTACCAGCTTCATCATGCAATAAGT CTGTGAGAATTCCTGCACTTCCTGCTGTAGCATCGGGGCAAATCA GTAAAGGATTGAATATGTGGTCACATATGCTACTGATGGCGTCGATGATATTGGGAATCTGCTGTATATCTAATGCTGCCATTCTTGCTTACTAG